One Perognathus longimembris pacificus isolate PPM17 chromosome 24, ASM2315922v1, whole genome shotgun sequence DNA segment encodes these proteins:
- the LOC125341629 gene encoding LOW QUALITY PROTEIN: aprataxin and PNK-like factor (The sequence of the model RefSeq protein was modified relative to this genomic sequence to represent the inferred CDS: inserted 2 bases in 1 codon): protein MSGGFELQPLDGGPRVALAPGETVIGRGPLLGITDKKVSRKHAILEVVGGQLRIKPXNSQKFDEDDMLNEIPKSPVINLPEKTTGTSQLERSPEITKSQTSTINSLPFLGECRTNPAQRKRILPAWMLAENMSDQDLLAPVVSGDNHIIQEDGKEGICKENTLLDMTQKGRKQLISSGNSESISAEQNSGKKYKNIDQEEPVISSKEIPDSFSPITLNNINMSSIKTNAQRHKIVVEHKVVTKETPNEEDKAASCSKSCLSVQSKLFPTESDRCHLDSGSDPSSPQTFHTKTMDSLPQGSQGNKVMRTSCMYGANCYRKNPVHFQHFSHPGDDDYGDVQVVDEEEADGRPECPYGASCYRKNPQHKIEYRHSTIPARNILDEGNDAQPNEYDLNDSFLDDEEEDYEPTDEDSDWEPGKEDEEKEDMDELLKEAKMFMKRKK, encoded by the exons ATGTCCGGGGGCTTCGAGCTGCAGCCGCTGGACGGCGGCCCCCGGGTGGCCCTGGCGCCCGGGGAGACGGTGATCGGCCGCGGGCCGCTGCTGGGAATAACAGACAAAAAGGTGTCCAGAAAGCATGCCATTCTTGAGGTGGTGGGTGGTCAGCTTCGAATCAAGCC AAACAGTCAAAAATTTGATGAAGATGATATGTTGAATGAAATACCAAAGTCTCCTGTGATTAATTTACCTGAAAAGACAACTGGTACCTCACAGCTGGAAAGGAGCCCAGAAATAACCAAGAGCCAGACTTCCACAATTAATAGCCTGCCTTTCCTAGGTGAATGTAGAACAAACCCTGCCCAGAGGAAAAGAATCCTTCCAGCTTGGATGTTAGCAGAAAATATGAGTGATCAAGACCTTTTAGCACCTGTTGTCAGTGGAGATAATCATATCATCcaggaagatggaaaagaagggaTCTGCAAAGAAAACACTCTACTAGATATGACACAGAAAGGCAGAAAACAATTAATTTCATCAGGAAATTCAGAAAGTATATCAGCAGAACAAAACTcaggaaaaaagtataaaaatattgatCAAGAAGAGCCTGTCATTTCATCCAAGGAAATACCAGACTCATTTTCTCCAATTacattaaataatataaatatgagtAGTATAAAGACTAATGCACAGAGACACAAAATTGTAGTTGAACATAAAGTTGTGACTAAGGAAACACCAAATGAAGAGGACAAGGCAGCAAGCTGTTCTAAGAGTTGTTTGAGTGTCCAAAGCAAGTTGTTCCCCACTGAGTCTGACAGATGCCATCTGGATTCTGGCTCTGATCCCTCCAGTCCTCAAACTTTTCATACAAAGACAATGGATTCACTTCCACAAGGCTCACAAGGAAACAAGGTCATGAGGACATCCTGCATGTATGGGGCAAACTGCTACAGGAAGAATCCTGTCCATTTCCAACACTTCAGCCACCCTGGCGACGATGACTATGGAGATGTACAAGTGGTGGATGAAGAAGAAGCTGATGGCCGGCCTGAATGCCCCTATGGAGCCTCTTGCTACAGGAAGAATCCCCAGCACAAGATTGAGTATAGACATAGTACAATTCCAGCAAGAAACATTTTAGATGAAGGTAATGATGCGCAGCCCAATGAGTATGACCTGAATGACAGCTTTCTAGACGATGAGGAGGAAGACTATGAACCAACAGATGAAGACTCTGACTGGGAGCCGGGGAAGgaagatgaagagaaggaagatatGGACGAGCTTTTGAAAGAAgcaaaaatgtttatgaaaagaaaaaaataa